GTGCTGCGCGAAGCCGACGCGGCAGGATATGCGGGCACCGCGCTGATCGCCCGGGATCCCTATGTCGCGTACGCGAAGATCGCGGCGCTGTTCGAGCCGGCCAGCGATGCCCCGGCGGGCGTGCACGGCTCGGCCGTCATCGATCCCACCGCGCAGATCGACCCGACAGCATCGATCGGTCCTCTGGTCAGCATCGGCGCCCGCAGCGTCGTCGGCGCCGGCGCCAGCATCGGACCCGGCTGCGTGGTGGGCGAAGACTGCGTGGTCGGCGAGGGCAGCCGCCTGATCGCACGCGTCACCCTGGTCACGCGTGTGCGCCTGGGCCGGCGGGTGACCCTCCATCCGGGCGCCGTGCTCGGGGCGGCCGGCTTCGGCCTGGCGATGGACGCCGGCCAGTGGATCAACGTCCCGCAGCTGGGCGGGGTCGTGGTCGGCGACGACAGCGACATCGGCGCCAATACGACCATCGATCGCGGCGCCCTCGACGACACCGTGATCGAGGAGGACGTGCGCCTCGACAACCTGATCCAGGTCGGACACAACGTGCGCATCGGCGCGCATACCGCGGTCGCGGGCTGTGTCGGCATCGCCGGCAGCACGAAGATCGGCCGCTACTGCCTGCTGGCAGGCAAGGTCGGCGTCGCCGGCCATCTCGAAATCTGCGACCGCGTCGTTGTCCATGCGATGACGATGGTGTCGGCTTCAATCACCGAGCCCGGCGAATATTCGGCCGGCATTCCCGCCCAGCCCACGCGCGAGTGGCGGAAGAATGCCGTACGGATCCGCCAGCTCGATTCGCTCGCGCGCCGCGTCACGGCGCTCGGGAAGGGGGAAACATGACGCAGGACGACACCCGGGCAGAGATCACGCTGCCGATCCACATCGACGGCATCCAGGGCCTGTTGCCCCACCGCTATCCGTTCCTGCTGGTCGACCGCGTCGTCGAGTTCGAGCCCGGCAAGCGCGTGCTCTGCTACAAGAATGTCTCGGCCAACGAGCAGTTCTTCCAGGGGCATTTTCCGAGCCAGCCGGTGATGCCAGGCGTGCTGGTGGTCGAAGCGTTGGCCCAGGCCGGCGGCATCCTGTCGCACCTCACCCGGGGCAAGAACCACAATGGCAACCTCTCCTACCTGGTGAAGGTGGACGCGGCGAAGTTCTCGCGCATGGTGGTGCCGGGGGACCGCCTGGAACTCGAGGTCTCGATCAAGCGCGAGATCCGCAACATGACGATGTATTCGGGCATCGCCCGGGTCGACGGCGAACAGGCCGCGTGCGCGGAGATCCTCTGCGCCGAGGTCCCGCGCTGACATGGCCGTGCACATCCACGCCAGCGCGGTCGTCGATCCCGGCGCGAAGCTCGGCGAGGACGTGCGCATCGGTGCGTTCTCGCTGATCGGCCCCGAGGTCGAAATCGGCGACGGGACGATCGTCGGGCCACACTGCAGCATCCACGGGCCCACGCGCATCGGCCAGGGCAACCACATCCACGGTCACGCCGCGATCGGTGGCGAGGCGCAGGACAAGAAATTCGCCGGCGAACGCACCGAGCTCGTGATCGGTGATCGCAACACGATCCGCGAGTTCGTGACGATCAACCGCGGGACCGGCGACGGCGGCGGCGTCACCCGCATCGGCGACGACAACTGGTTCCTCGCCTACACGCACGTCGCCCACGACTGCGTGGTCGGCAACCGCTGCGTGTTCTCCAACAATGCGACGCTCGCCGGTCACGTGACCGTCGGCGACCACGTGATCCTCAGTGGCTTCGTCGGCATCCACCAGTTCTGCCGCATTGGTGCGCATGCGTTCATCGGAATGGGCGCGTTCGTCAATGGCGACGTCCCCCCCTTCGTGATGGTCGCCCAGGACGGCTATGGCCGTCCGCGGGGCGTCAATATCGAAGGTCTCAGGCGCCGCGGCTTCGACAGCGCACGCACCTCGGCGATCAAGCGTGCCTATCGCGCACTGTATGTGTCCGGCGATTCGCTGGCCGACGCGCGCGCACGCCTTGCAGAGATGGCGCAGGACAGCGACGACGTCCATGAATTCCTCGCGTTCATCGAATCGGGCGACCGTCCGCTGCTGCGTTGAGCATCCGAACGCGGCACGGCGAGACGCCGATGCCGCACAATGACGTCGTGCCCGTGTCCGCGCCAACTCCCGTGCCTTCCTCCGCCGACAGCGCCTCCGCGCCGCTGCGCATTGCACTTGTCGCGGGCGAGGCCTCCGGTGACCTTCTCGGCGCGGGCCTGATCGAGCAGCTGCGGGCGCGCCATCCGCAGGCGATCTTTGCCGGCGTCGGCGGCGACGCGATGCGCGCGGCCGGCATGGACACCTGGCACGACGCCTCCGAGCTCGCGGTGATGGGGCTGTCGGAAGTGCTGCGGCACCTGCCGCGCCTGCTGCGCCTGCGCCGCGACCTGCGCGAGCGCCTGCTGCAATGGCGGCCGGACATCTTCGTCGGCATCGACGCTCCCGATTTCAACCTGGGGCTGGAACGCGCGCTCAAGCAGCGCGGGATCCGCACCGTCCACTACGTGAGCCCGTCGATCTGGGCCTGGCGCCAGGGGCGCGCGGCGAAGATCGGACGCAGCGCAGACCTGGTGCTGTGCCTGTTCCCGATGGAACCGCCGATCTATGCCACCCACGGCGTGGACGCGCGGTTCGTCGGGCACCCGCTGGCGGAGATGCTTGCGCTCGAGCCCGATCGCGCCGCGGCGCGCACAGCGCTCGGAATCGCTGACGACGCACCGGTGCTCGCGGTCCTGCCCGGCTCGCGGCTCGGCGAAATCGCGCGGCTCGGCGAGATCTTCCTCGATGCCGCCGCGCGCGTGGCCGCTGCCCTGCCCGGCCTGCGCATCGTGGTGCCGGCGGCCAATGCATCGTGTCGCGACGCGATCGATGCCCTGCGCGCGCAAGCCCGGTTCGCCGATCTCGACATCCGGGTACTCGACGGCCAGGCCCGCACCGCCATGGTCGCCAGCGATGTCGTGCTGCTCGCGTCCGGCACCGCCACGCTCGAGGCGCTGCTGGCCAAGCGGCCGATGGTTGTGGGCTACCGCATTTCGCCGAGCACGGCCTTCGTCGTGCGCCTGCTGAGGCTGATGAAGGTCGACCGCTTCTCGCTGCCCAATGTCCTGGCGGGCCGCACGATCGCGCCGGAGTTCATGCAGGAAGGCTGC
The genomic region above belongs to Luteimonas chenhongjianii and contains:
- the lpxA gene encoding acyl-ACP--UDP-N-acetylglucosamine O-acyltransferase, with amino-acid sequence MAVHIHASAVVDPGAKLGEDVRIGAFSLIGPEVEIGDGTIVGPHCSIHGPTRIGQGNHIHGHAAIGGEAQDKKFAGERTELVIGDRNTIREFVTINRGTGDGGGVTRIGDDNWFLAYTHVAHDCVVGNRCVFSNNATLAGHVTVGDHVILSGFVGIHQFCRIGAHAFIGMGAFVNGDVPPFVMVAQDGYGRPRGVNIEGLRRRGFDSARTSAIKRAYRALYVSGDSLADARARLAEMAQDSDDVHEFLAFIESGDRPLLR
- the lpxB gene encoding lipid-A-disaccharide synthase, translated to MPHNDVVPVSAPTPVPSSADSASAPLRIALVAGEASGDLLGAGLIEQLRARHPQAIFAGVGGDAMRAAGMDTWHDASELAVMGLSEVLRHLPRLLRLRRDLRERLLQWRPDIFVGIDAPDFNLGLERALKQRGIRTVHYVSPSIWAWRQGRAAKIGRSADLVLCLFPMEPPIYATHGVDARFVGHPLAEMLALEPDRAAARTALGIADDAPVLAVLPGSRLGEIARLGEIFLDAAARVAAALPGLRIVVPAANASCRDAIDALRAQARFADLDIRVLDGQARTAMVASDVVLLASGTATLEALLAKRPMVVGYRISPSTAFVVRLLRLMKVDRFSLPNVLAGRTIAPEFMQEGCTPENLSTAVLHWFRDPHAAQALQPVYRDLHLQLRRGASATAADAVARLAVPALPAPGPGATP
- the lpxD gene encoding UDP-3-O-(3-hydroxymyristoyl)glucosamine N-acyltransferase, whose protein sequence is MTGTETRHTAAALAERFGLAVHGAPDTTVSGVGTLAGATEDQLSFLSNPRYRAQLSTTRAGIVVLREADAAGYAGTALIARDPYVAYAKIAALFEPASDAPAGVHGSAVIDPTAQIDPTASIGPLVSIGARSVVGAGASIGPGCVVGEDCVVGEGSRLIARVTLVTRVRLGRRVTLHPGAVLGAAGFGLAMDAGQWINVPQLGGVVVGDDSDIGANTTIDRGALDDTVIEEDVRLDNLIQVGHNVRIGAHTAVAGCVGIAGSTKIGRYCLLAGKVGVAGHLEICDRVVVHAMTMVSASITEPGEYSAGIPAQPTREWRKNAVRIRQLDSLARRVTALGKGET
- the fabZ gene encoding 3-hydroxyacyl-ACP dehydratase FabZ; the encoded protein is MTQDDTRAEITLPIHIDGIQGLLPHRYPFLLVDRVVEFEPGKRVLCYKNVSANEQFFQGHFPSQPVMPGVLVVEALAQAGGILSHLTRGKNHNGNLSYLVKVDAAKFSRMVVPGDRLELEVSIKREIRNMTMYSGIARVDGEQAACAEILCAEVPR